The Vicia villosa cultivar HV-30 ecotype Madison, WI linkage group LG1, Vvil1.0, whole genome shotgun sequence genome includes a region encoding these proteins:
- the LOC131644703 gene encoding F-box/kelch-repeat protein At1g57790-like — translation MSGKKRRKLKLLSDTIANSKRGATEVKNDNLQLQSWSDLPAELLEIIMCSLALDDNVRASVVCKSWNSVANAVRVVNQSPWLMYFPKFGQWYEFYDPVQRMTYSLEFPELNGSRVCYTKDGWLLLYRPRTDRVFFFNPFTREVIKMPRFEMTYQIVAFSSAPTSPDCVLFTVKHVSPTVVAISTCHPGATEWTTVNYQNRLPFVSSIWNKLVFCNGLFYCLSLTGWLGVFDPSERTWSVLSVPPPKCPENFFAKNWWKGKFMTEQEGDVIVIYTCSSENPIIFKLDQTLMEWEELKTLDGATLFASFLSSHSRTDLSGIMRNSIYFSKVRFYGKRCVSFSLDDYRYYPRKQWHDWGEQDPFESIWIEPPKDFSGFT, via the coding sequence GTTAAGTGATACTATTGCGAACAGCAAAAGAGGAGCAACAGAGGTGAAAAATGATAATTTGCAGTTGCAATCATGGTCTGATCTTCCTGCGGAACTCTTAGAAATAATCATGTGTAGTTTAGCTCTAGATGATAATGTTCGTGCGTCTGTGGTTTGTAAGAGTTGGAATTCTGTTGCCAATGCTGTACGTGTGGTTAACCAATCGCCGTGGTTGATGTATTTTCCGAAATTTGGTCAGTGGTATGAATTCTATGACCCTGTGCAGCGGATGACCTATTCTCTGGAGTTTCCAGAGCTGAATGGATCTAGAGTTTGTTATACAAAAGATGGTTGGTTACTGCTATACCGGCCAAGAACTGACCGAGTGTTTTTCTTTAATCCCTTTACTCGGGAGGTTATCAAAATGCCTAGATTTGAGATGACGTACCAGATAGTTGCTTTCTCAAGTGCTCCAACATCGCCTGATTGCGTGCTGTTCACTGTTAAGCATGTTAGTCCTACTGTTGTGGCCATCAGCACATGTCACCCTGGGGCAACTGAGTGGACTACTGTTAATTACCAAAACCGCTTGCCCTTTGTCAGTAGCATATGGAATAAGCTAGTGTTTTGTAATGGACTGTTTTATTGCCTGAGTCTAACAGGTTGGCTAGGGGTATTTGATCCATCTGAACGGACTTGGAGTGTTCTATCAGTACCTCCACCCAAATGCCCAGAGAATTTTTTCGCCAAAAATTGGTGGAAAGGGAAATTTATGACCGAGCAAGAAGGAGATGTTATAGTAATTTATACATGTTCTAGTGAAAACCCTATTATTTTCAAGTTAGATCAGACATTAATGGAATGGGAAGAGCTAAAAACACTAGATGGAGCAACTCTTTTTGCTAGTTTCTTGTCTTCTCATTCAAGGACTGACCTCTCTGGAATAATGAGGAACAGTATCTACTTTTCTAAAGTTCGTTTTTATGGAAAGCGTTGTGTATCATTCTCTCTTGACGACTATCGATATTATCCTCGTAAGCAGTGGCATGACTGGGGTGAACAAGACCCTTTTGAAAGCATATGGATTGAACCACCAAAGGACTTCTCTGGATTCACGTGA